The sequence GCGCACAGGGTGCGACCCGGACCCATAACCCGCCCGCCGGACGCGGGGTTACCAACCCCTTTGATGGCGTGCAAGTCGCGAGAGCCTATAAAGCTTTCGCTGCATAGATGATAGCAAAGTTAAGTGCGTTAAACGCATTCACACATGACTGGCCACGAGACCCTGCGCCAGACGTGATTTACTACATTTTTCTGGTGAAGAATTGGTGCTATGTAGGTCAAAAGCAACCGCGTGAATGCGAAGCGGTGGCGAGAGAGGAAAAACAGGTAAAAAATGGCAGCTAATTTAGGCGAACTCAATGCCTTTACGCATGACCATGCCGACGGAATCATTACCGATGAGGTGTTCCATAAGCATGTCGGCTTGATGGCATTGAAAGCGACACAACGCACGTACCCCGGTGGCACGTTTGTCCGGACGGGTCTTGAGATTTCTAAAGACGAGCAAGGACAAACAGGGGGTGCGATTGAAGCGCGTGGTGGCTTCAACATGACGGAAGTCGAGGGTCACGATGCCGCGCAGTATCGTCCGCGCTATTATGTGCAAACGATACCGTTGTGGGATTCCGATGTAGCCGATAACGGCTCAAGCGAAGTCCAGTTTTGGAATTTCGTTGCGCGACGGACTGCCCTGTATATGAAGTTTATGCGGGAACGGTTCTCACGTCACATGTATTCCGAGGGTGGCGGGACGTTGCAGATCAACGGTTTAGGGGATATTTTCAATAATTCCTCGGTATTCGGTATGATTGACCGCTCGAAGTACGACTGGTGGCGTTCTTACATCTACTCGGCTACCACACCGCGTGCGGCGACAACTTTCCAACTCGCGACGATGCTCTCTGATGTTTCGGATGGCGATATTGAGCCGGATATTCTGTTAACATCGACACAGATGTATGATAGATATGAGGCTTTGATCGATCCGAAGGAGCGTTTTCCGAATACGATGCTTGCGAACGCGGGCTTTAGGAATATC comes from Parvularculales bacterium and encodes:
- a CDS encoding phage major capsid protein, producing the protein MAANLGELNAFTHDHADGIITDEVFHKHVGLMALKATQRTYPGGTFVRTGLEISKDEQGQTGGAIEARGGFNMTEVEGHDAAQYRPRYYVQTIPLWDSDVADNGSSEVQFWNFVARRTALYMKFMRERFSRHMYSEGGGTLQINGLGDIFNNSSVFGMIDRSKYDWWRSYIYSATTPRAATTFQLATMLSDVSDGDIEPDILLTSTQMYDRYEALIDPKERFPNTMLANAGFRNITYRGIPIVKDKNCDTNGDQRHKVYALNFDHIFWTSHAMFNMKKRDWMLMPKNLGQFMVVVWFGNIMPNSLRRQGMLADLNPALAA